A genomic region of Colletes latitarsis isolate SP2378_abdomen chromosome 7, iyColLati1, whole genome shotgun sequence contains the following coding sequences:
- the LOC143344152 gene encoding pancreatic lipase-related protein 2: protein MLLNETMLIFAATANMIATLRDKPGSQAVDNNLGTRNVTTTTLSPEEEENRFDLEDSWYMWRCFQPYGCFYIGPPWSGDNRPVSSFPARPDSINPRYLVYTRDNPGQPYELKINKFETIKELPLRKKNNFYIVVHGFLDNGDKTWVLKTMSELLIREDCNVVIVNWIGGAGPPYTQAVANTRLVGAMTARLASQLIEIGGIDPSKMHCIGHSLGAHTCGYIGYFMRHTYQHRLGRITGLDPAEPHFSNTSTMVRLDPTDATFVTAIHTDCNPFISGGLGITQPVAHIDFYPNGGRNQPGCNEGVLNSITLERGSFFRGIKRFLSCNHIRSYEYFTESINTACPFLGVPCSSWDKFQEGSCFDCVNQYCPKFGLDAQPGNYHASVYLMTSSEKPYCRGHYRVTINISRTNESLDHGGEVGTFVIRVVGDTNKKTERMQLSSQSKYYEPGSTHTVVLPGEVVGKPKAVEITWEYHTSFLNVLTWRLLHTPRVYVDSLVVDSLESVHGITVCPDETKILIANEPKIFTVENCQDADLNVVFA, encoded by the exons ATGTTGCTCAACGAGACGATGTTGATATTCGCGGCCACCGCCAACATGATCGCGACCCTAAGAGACAAGCCTGGCTCGCAGGCCGTCGACAACAatctcggtacacggaacgtgaCGACCACTACTTTGTCACCGGAGGAGGAAGAAAATCGATTCGACCTCGAGGACA GCTGGTACATGTGGAGGTGCTTCCAACCATACGGTTGCTTCTATATCGGTCCGCCATGGTCCGGCGACAACAGACCAGTGTCCTCGTTTCCAGCTCGTCCAGACAGCATCAACCCTCGTTACTTGGTTTACACGCGCGACAATCCAGGACAACCGTACGAGCTGAAAATCAACAAATTCGAAACAATTAAAGAATTACCATTACGAAAAAAGAACAATTTCTACATCGTCGTTCACGGATTCCTCGACAACGGCGATAAAACATGGGTTCTG AAGACAATGTCAGAGCTGCTGATTCGAGAAGATTGCAACGTGGTGATCGTTAACTGGATCGGTGGAGCGGGTCCACCTTACACGCAAGCTGTTGCCAACACCAGACTGGTTGGCGCGATGACGGCTCGTTTGGCGTCTCAATTAATCGAGATTGGCGGAATCGATCCATCGAAGATGCACTGTATAGGGCACAGCCTTGGGGCTCACACTTGTGGCTATATCGGGTACTTTATGAGGCACACGTATCAACATCGCCTTGGAAGAATCACGG GTCTCGATCCTGCGGAACCGCATTTCAGCAACACGTCGACTATGGTGCGACTGGATCCGACAGACGCCACGTTCGTCACAGCCATCCATACCGATTGCAATCCTTTTATCAGCGGTGGCCTTGGTATCACTCAACCGGTCGCGCATATCGATTTCTATCCAAACGGCGGCCGCAATCAACCCGGTTGCAACGAGGGTGTCCTCAATTCTATAACCTTGGAACGTGGGAGTTTCTTTCGAG gcATCAAGAGATTTCTCAGCTGCAATCATATTCGCAGTTACGAGTACTTCACGGAAAGTATCAATACGGCGTGTCCGTTCTTGGGGGTTCCTTGCTCCTCCTGGGACAAGTTCCAAGAAGGCAGCTGCTTCGACTGCGTGAACCAGTACTGTCCGAAATTTGGATTGGACGCCCAACCTGGGAATTACCATGCATCCGTCTACTTAATGACAAGCTCGGAAAAGCCATATTGCA GGGGCCACTATAGAGTGACGATAAACATCTCGAGAACGAACGAGAGCTTGGACCACGGCGGCGAAGTTGGCACGTTCGTAATCCGAGTTGTCGGCGACACCAATAAGAAGACGGAGAGGATGCAGCTCAGCTCGCAGTCGAAATATTACGAGCCCGGTAGCACCCACACGGTCGTCCTGCCCGGCGAAGTGGTCGGAAAACCGAAAGCGGTCGAAATCACCTGGGAGTATCATACTTCTTTCTTAAATGTGCTCACGTGGAGGCTTCTTCACACCCCACGCGTCTACGTCGATTCGCTGGTCGTCGATAGTTTGGAATCCGTTCATGG GATCACCGTATGCCCAGACGaaacgaaaatactgatcgccaACGAACCTAAAATCTTCACAGTGGAGAACTGCCAAGATGCCGATTTAAACGTGGTATTCGCGTAA